In a single window of the Orbaceae bacterium lpD04 genome:
- a CDS encoding ABC transporter permease has protein sequence MQTSIKLIFRFICSLVITAAGVFILLSYSPIDPIKAYIGSDLMYIPPEQYPLIAARWGLDQPLWLQFWRWFSQLLQGDMGYSMIYNAPVLQVISGRLIPSLALLVSAWIFSGIVGFGMGLIAGRYLNCWPDKIISLLAYLLASTPVFWIGLLLLYLFAVSLQWAPICCAWPIGLDEQTSDLSQKLHHLILPVIALGISGVGSIALHTRSKIAEVMNSEFIYYAKAQGDKGWAMIFFHILKHAITPAICLQFASIGELISGSLLAEKVFAYPGLGQATIDAGLRGDIPLLMAIVMLCAIVIFFSNNIANIMLKKVNKGVIRES, from the coding sequence ATGCAAACATCAATCAAGCTTATATTTCGGTTTATTTGTTCATTGGTGATAACCGCTGCTGGCGTTTTTATTTTGCTAAGCTATTCGCCAATCGATCCGATTAAAGCTTATATTGGTAGTGATTTAATGTATATCCCCCCAGAACAGTATCCTTTAATTGCTGCACGCTGGGGGCTTGATCAACCCTTATGGCTACAATTTTGGCGCTGGTTTTCGCAGTTACTGCAAGGCGACATGGGATATTCCATGATCTATAATGCACCAGTACTACAGGTAATATCAGGTAGGCTTATTCCATCCTTGGCACTCTTAGTCTCAGCATGGATCTTTTCTGGTATTGTTGGCTTTGGTATGGGGCTGATAGCTGGCCGTTATTTAAATTGTTGGCCTGATAAAATCATTTCACTTCTCGCTTATTTATTAGCCTCTACACCTGTATTTTGGATAGGTTTACTACTACTCTATTTATTTGCGGTATCATTGCAATGGGCACCCATTTGCTGTGCTTGGCCAATAGGTTTAGATGAGCAAACATCTGACTTATCACAAAAGTTACATCACCTGATATTACCAGTCATTGCGCTTGGTATATCAGGCGTTGGATCAATTGCGCTACATACTCGCTCAAAAATTGCCGAAGTGATGAATAGTGAATTTATTTACTACGCCAAAGCTCAAGGAGATAAAGGATGGGCAATGATTTTTTTTCATATCTTAAAACATGCCATCACTCCAGCAATATGTTTACAATTTGCATCCATTGGCGAACTAATTAGCGGCTCTTTACTTGCTGAAAAGGTTTTTGCCTATCCGGGACTTGGGCAAGCAACCATAGATGCTGGGCTTCGAGGTGATATACCATTATTGATGGCAATCGTTATGTTATGTGCGATAGTCATCTTTTTTAGCAACAACATCGCGAATATTATGCTTAAAAAGGTAAATAAAGGAGTGATTAGAGAATCATGA
- a CDS encoding ABC transporter substrate-binding protein has protein sequence MIKKKILIAIQTIFFVGLSIQAYAAQSKPEQTLRLAIGAEPTEGFDPMLGWSHGSYLLLHSPLLKQNADLSWHSYLLENYQHSDDGMQWLLKLKGGLKFSDGSPLTAKDIVFTYNNAALSGGKIDMGNFDKAELIDPLTVKITLSSPQSTFINVLGSLGIIPADKYDAKKYAHNPIGAGPYRLVAFQPGQQLLVERNPYYAGPKNDFGKMVFVFLDEDTAFAAGQSGQLDIVRIPAAVATDAHDIKNMKLIERQSVENRGISFPIPPAGEKNAQGAPIGNDVTSDVAIRRAINYAIDRKLLSKSILEGFAIPAYTGVEGLPWNSPDSAFKDGDITKAKAVLEQAGWYLNQNGLREKNGKIAKLTLWYASGDTTRRDLAQAIKASLKPIGIEMDLKSGSWETVERYMHANPTLFGWGSLDPMELVHNYSSKAAGIGYYNPGYYKNPQVDEILEQALRQADQKMAIPLWQKVDWNGKTGTGIKGDAAWAWLVNVQHIYLLNNCVELGKSAPEIHGSWSVLNNVDEWRWTCK, from the coding sequence ATGATAAAGAAAAAGATCTTAATCGCGATTCAAACTATTTTCTTTGTAGGGCTTTCGATACAAGCCTATGCAGCCCAATCAAAACCTGAGCAAACTTTACGTTTAGCCATTGGCGCAGAGCCAACTGAAGGGTTTGACCCGATGTTAGGTTGGAGCCATGGTAGTTATCTACTTCTCCATAGCCCATTACTGAAACAAAATGCAGATTTATCATGGCATAGTTATTTACTTGAAAACTATCAACATAGTGATGATGGCATGCAATGGCTACTTAAACTAAAAGGTGGCTTAAAATTTTCTGATGGCTCCCCCTTAACCGCAAAAGATATTGTTTTTACCTATAATAATGCAGCGCTCAGTGGCGGAAAAATTGATATGGGTAATTTTGATAAGGCTGAGCTTATCGATCCCCTAACGGTAAAAATCACATTATCATCACCGCAAAGTACCTTTATCAATGTGCTAGGTTCATTAGGCATTATTCCAGCCGATAAATATGATGCAAAAAAATATGCACATAATCCGATAGGAGCGGGCCCATATCGTTTAGTCGCTTTTCAGCCCGGGCAACAATTACTCGTTGAAAGAAATCCATACTATGCAGGCCCAAAAAATGATTTTGGTAAAATGGTATTCGTTTTCCTTGATGAAGATACTGCTTTTGCCGCAGGGCAAAGCGGTCAGTTAGATATCGTACGTATACCTGCAGCCGTTGCAACTGACGCTCATGATATAAAAAATATGAAATTAATCGAACGCCAAAGCGTCGAAAATCGAGGTATTTCATTTCCTATCCCTCCAGCAGGTGAAAAAAATGCACAAGGTGCGCCTATCGGTAATGATGTCACATCCGATGTAGCTATTCGCCGGGCAATAAACTATGCAATTGATCGAAAATTATTATCAAAATCTATTTTAGAAGGATTTGCAATTCCTGCTTATACCGGGGTTGAAGGACTGCCGTGGAATAGCCCTGATTCAGCCTTCAAAGATGGCGATATTACAAAAGCAAAAGCGGTACTAGAACAAGCAGGTTGGTATTTAAACCAAAATGGCTTAAGAGAAAAAAACGGTAAAATTGCAAAATTGACATTGTGGTATGCAAGTGGTGATACAACTCGTCGGGATTTAGCTCAAGCGATTAAAGCGAGCTTAAAGCCAATTGGCATTGAAATGGATCTAAAATCAGGAAGTTGGGAAACGGTTGAGCGTTACATGCATGCAAACCCAACGTTATTTGGTTGGGGAAGCTTAGATCCGATGGAGCTAGTACATAACTACAGCAGCAAGGCGGCGGGGATTGGCTATTATAATCCTGGTTACTATAAAAATCCTCAGGTAGATGAAATACTTGAACAAGCACTGCGCCAAGCCGACCAAAAAATGGCGATACCACTATGGCAAAAAGTTGATTGGAATGGTAAGACTGGAACAGGAATTAAAGGCGATGCGGCCTGGGCTTGGTTAGTTAATGTGCAGCATATTTATTTATTAAATAATTGTGTTGAATTAGGTAAAAGCGCTCCAGAGATCCATGGTTCTTGGTCTGTATTAAATAATGTCGATGAATGGCGATGGACCTGTAAATAA
- a CDS encoding ammonium transporter — MENILSFLDVPNTAFILLCTSLVMLMTPGLAFFYGGLVSRKSVITIMSQSFFSMGWVAIIWFAVGYSLSFGPSINGIVGDPFYYAFLNDVAPHTMYTGNNGGLPLLVHFGYQMMFAIITPALITGAFANRVNFPAYLIFLTLWTLFVYCPFVHMVWSPEGILAKWGVVDFAGGIVVHATAGFAAIASAIYVGKRVIRSDGTHNIPFVALGAALLWFGWYGFNAGSELNVNVVTVSAFLTTDIAAAFAGITWFIIEKIHTGKPKLVGFLTGAIAGLATITPASGYVSISSAAIIGIIASIVCYCAVFLVRRHFDDALDVFGVHGVGGITGSILVGIFASTIWNDKGPAGLLEGNAMQVVKQIVAVVFTSVWSFVFTLIILWIINKFTPVKVNQTAVGNNLDINQFGEDAYTEKAE, encoded by the coding sequence ATGGAAAATATACTATCGTTTTTAGATGTTCCTAATACCGCATTTATACTACTTTGCACAAGTCTCGTCATGCTGATGACTCCAGGGCTTGCTTTTTTTTATGGGGGATTAGTTTCTCGTAAAAGCGTAATTACGATTATGTCACAAAGTTTTTTTTCTATGGGATGGGTTGCTATCATTTGGTTTGCTGTTGGGTACTCGCTATCATTTGGCCCCTCTATCAATGGTATCGTTGGTGATCCCTTTTATTATGCATTTTTAAATGATGTTGCGCCGCATACGATGTATACAGGTAATAACGGCGGCTTGCCGCTGCTAGTCCATTTTGGCTATCAAATGATGTTTGCAATAATCACTCCCGCTTTAATTACCGGCGCCTTTGCTAATAGAGTTAATTTTCCTGCTTATTTGATTTTTTTAACATTATGGACACTATTTGTTTATTGCCCTTTTGTCCATATGGTATGGAGCCCTGAAGGTATTTTAGCTAAATGGGGAGTGGTCGATTTTGCAGGTGGTATTGTTGTTCATGCAACCGCAGGATTTGCCGCTATTGCATCAGCAATTTATGTTGGTAAAAGAGTAATTCGCTCTGATGGTACTCATAATATTCCTTTTGTAGCTTTAGGCGCAGCATTACTTTGGTTTGGATGGTATGGATTTAATGCGGGTTCCGAATTAAACGTTAATGTTGTTACCGTTTCAGCTTTCCTTACAACCGATATTGCAGCTGCATTTGCCGGCATTACTTGGTTTATTATCGAAAAAATTCATACTGGTAAACCTAAATTAGTTGGATTTTTAACTGGCGCCATCGCAGGGCTTGCAACCATCACGCCGGCCTCAGGATATGTTTCAATCAGCTCAGCTGCAATTATTGGTATTATTGCAAGTATTGTTTGCTACTGCGCTGTCTTTTTAGTTAGACGTCATTTCGATGATGCGCTCGATGTTTTTGGCGTGCATGGTGTTGGCGGTATAACTGGCTCGATACTAGTTGGGATCTTCGCATCAACTATTTGGAATGATAAAGGCCCTGCTGGCTTATTAGAAGGCAATGCAATGCAAGTTGTAAAACAAATAGTTGCTGTCGTATTTACCAGTGTTTGGTCTTTTGTTTTCACCCTGATTATTTTATGGATCATCAATAAATTTACGCCAGTTAAAGTGAATCAAACTGCTGTCGGTAATAATTTAGATATTAATCAATTTGGTGAAGATGCCTATACAGAAAAAGCTGAATAA
- a CDS encoding DUF2165 family protein has product MSEVKVSRFVCLVMALFPALWGLFSFLNNLAGFSGTVQYAVAPLLSMENTANNSWLMWRAIDLPWAGYVGLALITTMETLGGIFASLGLIVMVKNFNKSYLLFSKGKALAMLGASCAVLVWGVGFMVVAGDWFMAWQAKVNPLNTQLGAMIYALPCITAIIVLLAQKENHQQR; this is encoded by the coding sequence ATGAGTGAAGTGAAAGTTTCCCGGTTTGTTTGTTTAGTAATGGCGTTATTCCCTGCTTTATGGGGATTATTTAGCTTTTTAAATAATTTAGCTGGCTTTTCAGGTACGGTACAATATGCTGTAGCGCCATTATTATCAATGGAAAATACAGCAAATAATAGTTGGTTAATGTGGCGAGCAATCGATCTACCTTGGGCCGGCTATGTTGGACTTGCGCTAATTACGACCATGGAAACGCTAGGTGGAATATTTGCAAGCTTAGGATTAATTGTCATGGTTAAAAATTTCAATAAATCATATCTATTATTTAGCAAAGGAAAAGCATTGGCGATGCTTGGAGCATCTTGTGCAGTCTTAGTTTGGGGCGTTGGTTTTATGGTTGTTGCTGGCGATTGGTTTATGGCTTGGCAAGCAAAAGTAAATCCATTAAATACTCAATTAGGGGCAATGATATATGCACTTCCTTGTATAACTGCAATTATTGTATTATTAGCTCAAAAAGAAAACCATCAACAGCGTTAA
- a CDS encoding fimbrial protein produces MKIKNKGIAVFALTLLFASMANADDGTINFTGEIVAATCTVAGSSGSTVDVQLGKINKSALPAPGATASATMFTIGLSGCDNAITKAQVSFDGASDSTDSSLLAVTGGASGVGIGIYEADGTTKLPLFTKSRAVTISNGAGAFNFVAKYVATNASIVVGKANSSATFAVAYQ; encoded by the coding sequence ATGAAAATAAAAAATAAAGGTATTGCTGTATTTGCGTTAACTCTACTATTTGCATCTATGGCTAATGCTGATGATGGAACGATTAACTTTACTGGTGAAATTGTTGCTGCAACTTGTACCGTAGCAGGCTCGTCAGGTTCAACGGTTGATGTACAACTTGGTAAAATTAATAAATCAGCTTTACCAGCACCTGGCGCAACGGCATCAGCGACAATGTTTACTATTGGTTTAAGTGGCTGTGATAATGCAATTACAAAAGCTCAAGTTAGTTTTGATGGTGCTAGTGATTCAACTGACTCATCGTTATTAGCAGTTACTGGCGGTGCATCTGGTGTTGGGATCGGTATTTATGAAGCCGATGGCACAACTAAGCTTCCATTATTTACTAAATCTAGGGCTGTTACGATTAGTAACGGTGCGGGAGCATTTAACTTTGTTGCTAAATATGTAGCAACTAATGCAAGCATCGTGGTCGGTAAAGCAAATTCATCTGCAACATTTGCAGTTGCCTATCAATAA
- a CDS encoding molecular chaperone, with amino-acid sequence MFRKILSVFLFLTVGVSHVYAEPNTGITLGSTRMIYNASVSQTAIGIMNSDNRAYLIQSWVSKTPESKSKEDSLFITTPPLFRLEPDSKNSVRVMYIGNLLPQDRESVFWLNVKSIPSTEKTNNNTLVIAIKSQIKLFYRPIDLPGDPSRAYKQIKFLVRNDKLVIDNPTAFSVSFNEIKINGILLQDAVMVLPFSTQTINKNVALGQMVTWTVINDYGGITPVETTKIIK; translated from the coding sequence ATGTTTAGAAAAATTTTAAGTGTATTTCTATTTTTAACTGTTGGTGTAAGTCACGTTTATGCCGAGCCTAATACCGGTATAACCTTAGGCTCGACAAGAATGATTTATAATGCGAGTGTAAGTCAAACGGCAATTGGTATTATGAACTCCGATAACCGAGCATATTTAATCCAATCATGGGTGTCTAAAACACCAGAAAGTAAATCTAAAGAAGACAGCTTATTTATTACGACTCCGCCGCTATTTCGACTTGAACCGGACTCAAAAAATTCTGTACGAGTTATGTATATCGGTAACTTATTGCCACAAGACAGAGAAAGTGTTTTTTGGCTTAATGTGAAGTCAATTCCATCAACTGAAAAAACCAATAATAATACCTTAGTAATCGCGATAAAATCGCAAATAAAATTATTTTATCGGCCAATTGACTTACCTGGTGATCCATCTCGTGCTTATAAACAGATTAAATTTTTAGTCAGAAATGACAAACTCGTCATTGATAATCCAACGGCATTTTCAGTTTCTTTTAATGAAATAAAAATAAATGGTATTTTGTTACAAGATGCCGTTATGGTATTGCCTTTTTCTACACAAACTATCAATAAAAATGTTGCTCTCGGTCAAATGGTAACTTGGACTGTAATCAATGATTATGGTGGTATAACACCCGTTGAGACGACCAAAATAATAAAGTAA
- a CDS encoding fimbria/pilus outer membrane usher protein encodes MQKYFNKCTILCVVICSALNINHSIADDYFDPSLIEGNLDTSTPIDLSVFSRKGGQLAGTYFTSIYLNQNLVTNTDVKYEYIDNKDFLSPLLTKKEYIEFGVRKDATPNFSALADDDTIGDLSQVIPGTFFKYDFNQNKLDLSIPQIYMNRTVLGQVDEKLWNEGINALFTSYYYSGATTKYRGQSETTNNSYLNLKSGINLGAWRLRNYSTYVHSSNISKWNNLSNYLERNILSLKSRLTIGDSYTNSEMFDSFSFRGIKLTSDDAMLASSQRGFAPVIRNIAKSNAEITIRQNGVIIRQSYVPAGPFVIDDLYPTATSGDMEITIKEADGSSRTFIQPFSSVPIMLREGNFKYSLAAGEYRKVGTDNIKTPYFIQATGIYGLPYDTTIYNGSIISKDYQSLLVGLGKSLADFGSVSFDVSTAKSTLENQTDTGSSLRFQYSKDVLVTGTSFSFTSYRYSTAKYRDFSDVNDYTYNYWKYSQNRKDKFQFDINQNIGENLGNFHLTGYQERYWNKKGKSQNINASYNNIYQGISYALNYSYTKDDASGNKSKLFSLSLSIPFDVFSPTTNISVSSSIDDNNKTRSSVGLSGNVFDDNSLYYNMQAAYASKTNDSSSGSLSMNYRRSFGEYQVGYNYDKTVKQLNYSANGSVVLHPYGLTFGQPIAETFALIRAKNAHNLAVMNYTGIYTDGQGNAIVPYTSPYEKNTLSLDIKNMGPKIDLISNVKTVVPTRGAIVLADYPTQIGYKIFVKLTGVNIPFGALTTLKNEGYQSNGIVDDGQVVYLSGAPVEGDIQVTWSNGQCIAPYKLTNFDADIHFLSATCD; translated from the coding sequence ATGCAAAAATATTTTAATAAATGCACAATCTTATGCGTTGTTATTTGTTCTGCCTTAAATATTAACCATAGTATAGCTGATGATTATTTTGACCCTAGCCTTATTGAAGGTAATTTAGATACTAGTACACCAATAGATTTGTCCGTTTTTTCTAGAAAGGGCGGTCAATTGGCTGGTACTTATTTTACGAGTATTTATCTAAATCAAAATTTAGTTACAAATACAGATGTAAAGTATGAATATATCGATAATAAAGATTTTTTATCTCCTTTATTAACCAAGAAAGAGTATATCGAATTTGGTGTACGTAAGGATGCAACACCTAATTTTAGTGCTTTAGCCGATGATGATACGATTGGTGATCTTAGTCAGGTGATCCCTGGTACCTTTTTTAAATATGACTTTAACCAAAATAAATTAGACTTATCAATTCCTCAAATATATATGAATCGGACCGTTCTTGGCCAAGTTGATGAAAAACTATGGAATGAGGGCATTAATGCTCTTTTTACTAGCTATTATTATTCAGGGGCGACAACAAAATATCGAGGACAATCTGAAACGACGAATAATAGCTATTTAAATTTGAAAAGTGGTATTAATTTGGGGGCTTGGCGGCTTCGTAACTATAGTACCTATGTGCATTCAAGTAATATTAGTAAATGGAATAATTTGAGCAACTATCTTGAAAGAAATATTCTTTCGCTTAAAAGCCGATTAACGATTGGTGATAGTTATACTAATTCAGAGATGTTTGATAGTTTTTCATTTCGTGGTATCAAACTCACCTCTGATGATGCGATGCTTGCTTCTAGCCAGCGAGGTTTTGCTCCTGTTATTCGTAATATCGCAAAAAGTAATGCTGAAATTACGATCCGCCAAAATGGCGTGATTATTAGGCAGTCCTACGTGCCAGCTGGCCCATTTGTGATTGATGATCTGTATCCAACAGCAACAAGCGGCGATATGGAAATTACCATCAAAGAGGCTGACGGGAGTTCTCGAACTTTTATTCAACCGTTTTCATCAGTCCCAATTATGTTACGGGAAGGGAACTTTAAATATTCATTAGCAGCTGGTGAATATCGAAAAGTCGGTACCGACAATATAAAAACGCCATATTTTATTCAAGCTACCGGGATTTATGGTTTACCTTATGACACGACTATTTATAATGGTTCAATTATCTCAAAGGACTATCAGTCACTATTAGTTGGTTTAGGTAAAAGTTTAGCTGATTTTGGTTCGGTTTCTTTCGACGTAAGCACAGCAAAATCGACCTTGGAAAATCAAACTGATACAGGCAGCTCTTTACGTTTTCAATATTCGAAAGATGTGCTCGTAACAGGAACAAGCTTTTCATTTACGAGCTATCGCTATTCAACGGCAAAGTATCGAGATTTTTCAGACGTAAATGATTATACATATAACTATTGGAAGTATAGCCAAAATAGGAAAGATAAATTTCAGTTCGATATTAATCAAAATATTGGTGAAAATTTAGGTAATTTTCATTTAACGGGTTATCAAGAGCGCTATTGGAATAAAAAAGGTAAATCACAAAATATAAACGCTAGTTATAATAATATTTATCAGGGTATAAGTTATGCGCTTAATTATTCTTATACCAAAGACGACGCTAGTGGTAATAAATCAAAACTCTTTTCATTATCACTCTCGATCCCCTTTGATGTGTTTTCTCCGACAACAAATATCAGCGTATCAAGTAGTATTGATGACAATAATAAAACGCGCTCATCGGTAGGGCTTTCTGGCAATGTTTTTGATGATAATTCGCTATATTACAATATGCAGGCAGCTTATGCGTCCAAAACAAATGATAGTTCGTCCGGTAGTTTATCAATGAACTATCGACGCAGTTTTGGTGAATATCAAGTCGGTTATAATTATGACAAAACAGTTAAGCAGCTTAATTATTCTGCTAATGGTTCAGTTGTTCTTCATCCTTATGGCTTAACATTTGGGCAGCCGATAGCGGAAACATTTGCTTTAATTAGAGCTAAAAATGCACATAATTTGGCTGTCATGAATTATACCGGTATTTATACTGATGGACAGGGAAATGCGATTGTTCCTTATACTTCTCCCTACGAAAAAAATACCCTATCTTTAGATATCAAGAATATGGGCCCGAAAATTGATTTGATCTCTAACGTTAAAACGGTTGTACCAACTAGAGGTGCGATAGTTCTAGCTGATTATCCAACGCAAATTGGTTACAAGATTTTTGTAAAGTTAACGGGCGTTAATATTCCTTTTGGTGCTTTAACAACCCTTAAAAATGAAGGTTATCAATCAAATGGTATCGTTGATGATGGGCAGGTGGTTTACTTAAGTGGCGCGCCAGTAGAGGGGGATATTCAAGTAACATGGTCTAATGGGCAATGTATCGCACCATATAAGTTAACTAATTTTGATGCAGATATTCATTTTTTATCTGCTACGTGTGATTAA
- a CDS encoding fimbrial protein, with protein MRILVLFFISSPFWLLPNIANAGCTATSGITFDIFVDTIYLDLMQSSGNKIGPEYSATMGTIAKCSNMSSTDNLVISINAAGKQVSLPNGNPDGRFVYETSITGVGFSIGASGRGCSKEGWVASGSGVQNNLFCTLYGKNIPSEIKVAPKIQLYSLGKTISTTQSHSSTKKIGYTYALVNKSQKLTEFPIYVSISPMRASCRVTTPTVNVNMGSFKTTMFQGILTGPSTTSDFSIGLSCSNTPTPISLQIDGDIVAGNLQALSLNKTSDVATGVGIQILKSDGSVFKLASPQSMGTQQGTNVVLPLKARYVQVANTVTAGKANASATFTIVYQ; from the coding sequence ATGCGTATTTTAGTGTTATTTTTTATCTCTTCACCATTTTGGTTATTACCAAATATAGCTAATGCAGGGTGCACAGCCACATCAGGTATTACATTTGATATTTTTGTTGATACTATCTATCTTGATCTAATGCAATCATCGGGTAATAAGATAGGGCCTGAATATTCCGCAACGATGGGAACCATCGCCAAGTGCTCAAATATGAGTTCAACTGATAATCTGGTTATTTCTATTAATGCTGCTGGTAAACAAGTTTCATTACCTAATGGTAATCCTGATGGTCGATTTGTATACGAAACCAGTATAACAGGAGTCGGCTTTTCGATTGGAGCATCAGGACGAGGCTGCTCTAAGGAAGGGTGGGTAGCTAGTGGTTCCGGGGTTCAGAATAACCTTTTTTGCACATTATATGGTAAAAATATTCCAAGTGAAATCAAAGTTGCGCCCAAAATCCAATTATATTCATTAGGTAAAACGATAAGCACCACACAATCACATTCATCAACTAAAAAAATTGGTTACACTTATGCTTTAGTCAATAAATCACAAAAACTTACGGAATTTCCTATTTATGTATCGATAAGTCCGATGCGTGCATCTTGTCGTGTTACAACCCCAACGGTAAATGTAAATATGGGATCGTTTAAAACTACAATGTTTCAAGGTATTTTGACTGGGCCGTCGACAACGAGTGATTTTTCTATCGGTTTAAGCTGTAGCAATACCCCAACACCAATTTCATTACAAATTGATGGTGATATCGTCGCTGGAAATTTACAGGCATTATCTCTGAATAAAACATCTGACGTGGCAACAGGCGTTGGGATCCAGATTTTAAAAAGTGATGGCTCGGTTTTTAAATTGGCTTCACCTCAGTCGATGGGCACGCAACAAGGTACAAATGTGGTATTACCACTCAAAGCGAGGTATGTTCAAGTTGCAAATACCGTTACTGCAGGAAAAGCCAATGCCTCAGCAACGTTCACTATTGTTTATCAATAA
- the clcA gene encoding H(+)/Cl(-) exchange transporter ClcA has translation MSKDTVKQKERVIIHKIDTLQNRMPFVVIFIAGIIGMVTGFVGSLFQYAVSWVSRSRVELSLNLFSNHWATYIWSFFIAALMGIFAYYLVQRFSPEASGSGIPEIEGALIDKRPVRWLHVLPVKFFGGLGALGSGMVLGREGPTVQMGANLGQLIAKLFRIDNKESKHTFLATGAAAGITTAFNAPLAGILFVIEEMREEFTYSLSSIKAIFIGVVGACIMYRVMISTAPIFNFSMYAAVPLSSLWIYFIFGGILGLIGAISNQGVLKLRDKLQSFYQLKSYYFLLVGGLLAGIFGLLSLYYPAITGGGFDIIPNVVDQLYGLWPLVAILAIRLIATILCFSSGAPGGIFSPTLALGAIVGVLFGLGLQSLFPYYQVELGACAIIGMAGLFAATIRAPLTGIVLIMEMTGNYLLILPLIITCLAAIFIAQSLGQKPLYTAILDKLIHR, from the coding sequence ATGTCTAAAGATACCGTTAAACAAAAAGAGCGTGTCATCATTCATAAAATTGATACTCTACAAAATAGAATGCCCTTTGTGGTTATTTTTATTGCTGGCATTATTGGCATGGTGACAGGGTTTGTAGGTTCACTCTTTCAATATGCGGTCAGTTGGGTTTCGCGCTCACGTGTTGAATTAAGCCTAAATTTATTTAGTAATCACTGGGCAACCTATATTTGGTCATTTTTTATTGCCGCCTTAATGGGGATTTTTGCCTATTATTTAGTTCAGCGTTTCTCGCCAGAAGCAAGTGGTTCAGGTATTCCAGAAATAGAAGGTGCACTTATTGATAAAAGGCCGGTTAGGTGGTTACATGTTTTACCGGTGAAATTTTTTGGCGGGCTTGGTGCGTTGGGCTCAGGCATGGTTTTAGGCCGTGAAGGACCTACTGTTCAAATGGGCGCTAATTTAGGTCAGTTAATCGCTAAATTATTTAGAATCGACAATAAAGAGAGTAAACATACCTTTTTAGCAACAGGCGCAGCTGCCGGAATAACAACGGCATTTAATGCGCCATTAGCCGGAATTTTATTTGTAATCGAAGAAATGCGAGAGGAGTTTACCTATAGCCTATCATCAATCAAAGCTATTTTTATTGGCGTGGTTGGTGCATGCATTATGTATCGAGTGATGATAAGTACTGCGCCAATATTTAATTTTAGTATGTATGCCGCAGTGCCACTAAGTTCATTATGGATCTATTTTATCTTTGGAGGCATTCTTGGTTTAATTGGCGCAATTTCTAACCAAGGTGTGCTAAAGCTTCGAGATAAATTGCAATCATTTTATCAATTAAAGTCTTACTATTTTTTACTAGTAGGAGGCCTACTTGCCGGAATATTTGGCTTATTAAGCTTATATTATCCGGCTATTACTGGTGGCGGGTTTGATATTATTCCAAATGTAGTAGACCAATTATATGGATTATGGCCATTAGTTGCGATCTTAGCTATCAGGCTTATTGCGACGATTTTATGTTTTAGCTCTGGAGCTCCAGGTGGAATATTCTCGCCAACCTTAGCACTTGGTGCAATTGTCGGTGTATTATTTGGCCTAGGCTTACAATCACTTTTTCCTTATTACCAAGTCGAATTAGGTGCCTGCGCAATTATTGGTATGGCCGGATTATTTGCCGCAACGATTCGAGCCCCATTAACAGGAATTGTATTAATAATGGAAATGACAGGTAATTATCTGCTGATCTTGCCACTTATTATTACCTGTTTAGCCGCAATATTTATTGCACAGTCTTTAGGTCAAAAACCGCTATATACGGCAATTTTAGATAAGCTAATTCACCGTTAA